CTTTCTCAATCAGTAAATGATAGTCCGCTGGTGCTATATATACATGTCCAGGCAATATCCTTTCTTTTTCTTCTGCCTCCTTTACTACTAAAGTTGTTCTGGAAGAGAAAAGATCAACTAATAGAGATTCTCCATTTTTTTTTCGATGTAATACAATAACAATAGCCAGTGTAAGAGTTCGCTTTAATTCTGATAATATTCCAAGAATCACTTCCATACTCCCTGCCGAACCACCAATCACTACTAATTTGTATTTTTTACTTAGGATATTTTCCGCCATATCTTTTCTTTCGAACTATGTTGTCGGTAGTTTGTAGAGATAGTAGAAAAGCGCAAAGTCTCTTTGGATCCTAATGCCAAAAATCCAAGTGATTCCAGACTATAATCAAAAAGTGAAAACACTCTCTCCTGAAGATTCTGATCAAAATAAATGAGTACATTTCGACAAAGGATCAATTGAAACTCATTGAAAGATCGGTCAGATACCAGATTATGGGTTGCAAATATCATTTTCTGCTTCAGATCTTCATGAAACTTCACATATTCGTATTTAGCCGTGTAATACGATGAAAAATCACGCTTTCCGCCTGACTGAATATAATTTTCAGAATATTGCTTCATCTGACTCAACGGAAATATTCCCCGGCTAGCCTTTTCCAGCACACTAGGGTTAATGTCGGTTGCATACAACAATGATTTATGTAACAGATTGGCTTCCGACAGCAAAATTGCCATAGAATACACTTCTTCACCTGTCGAACATCCGGCATGCCAGATCCGAATCAAAGGATATGTTGCCAGTATAGAAAGTATTTCTGTACGAAGCACTTTGTAAAATGTGGGATCCCGAAACATTTCAGTAACATTCACAGTAATCTCTTCTACAAAACGTTTCAGATATTCTTCATCATTTCTAAGTTTGAATCGAAATTCGGCAAAGCTGGGAAACCGGTCTAGTGAGAAGAGCCGGCTCATGCGTCTTTTTATAGATGCTCTTGAATAATCTGTAAAATCATAGCCATACACTTCCAACAGATCGCTCAACAACCAGTCTACTTCTTCATCTGTAATCATATGGACAATCTGTAATAGTTAATAGTTTGCTAATACCTTTAATAAAGCATCTACATCGATAGGTTTTGAAATATAGTCATTGGCACCTGCCTCTAAACATTTTTCTTTATCACCAACCATTGCCTGTGCTGTTACAGCAATAATGGGAATATGAGATATTTCCTCTTTATTCCGAATATAACCTATTGCTTCATAGCCGTCCATTTCAGGCATCATCATATCCATCAGAACAGCTTTTATACTTTTATTTTGCAAAAGCATTTCTATACCCTCCTGAGCACTGGCAGCTGAAAAAACAATGAACCCTCTGGATTTTAAAATGGCCGTCA
The DNA window shown above is from Xanthocytophaga agilis and carries:
- a CDS encoding protein-glutamate O-methyltransferase CheR, producing the protein MITDEEVDWLLSDLLEVYGYDFTDYSRASIKRRMSRLFSLDRFPSFAEFRFKLRNDEEYLKRFVEEITVNVTEMFRDPTFYKVLRTEILSILATYPLIRIWHAGCSTGEEVYSMAILLSEANLLHKSLLYATDINPSVLEKASRGIFPLSQMKQYSENYIQSGGKRDFSSYYTAKYEYVKFHEDLKQKMIFATHNLVSDRSFNEFQLILCRNVLIYFDQNLQERVFSLFDYSLESLGFLALGSKETLRFSTISTNYRQHSSKEKIWRKIS
- a CDS encoding response regulator, producing the protein MEQTEKKILIIDDDSRNIFALTAILKSRGFIVFSAASAQEGIEMLLQNKSIKAVLMDMMMPEMDGYEAIGYIRNKEEISHIPIIAVTAQAMVGDKEKCLEAGANDYISKPIDVDALLKVLANY